A DNA window from Polyodon spathula isolate WHYD16114869_AA chromosome 18, ASM1765450v1, whole genome shotgun sequence contains the following coding sequences:
- the LOC121330560 gene encoding BMP/retinoic acid-inducible neural-specific protein 3-like isoform X1 has translation MALWEWITLSLHCWVLAAALVSDQHASGPLDWLLSDKGPFHRSQEYTDFVERNRQGFTTRYKIYREFGRWKINNLAFERRDSFGSALPLTPEFIRNIRLLGRRPSLQLITENLIKKYGTHFLLSGTLGGEEALTIFVDQRKLSKKLDVSDYITNSSSVSLETLHQLAASYFIDRESTLRKLHHIQIASTAIKVTETRTGPLGCSNYDNLDSVSSVLVQSPENKVHLQGLQVILPDYLKGRFVQAALSYIACNTEGGFICKGNDCWCRCDQSFPECNCPYMDIQAMEESLIRISEAWTTLYKEFEDADEFKMFLKRLPQNYFLNVSTLQHLWSMDSGFQRRYDLLENSMKSLYSKAQKVVYKLFALSKRCQKQPQVALTRQRPLTYWLRYIQSLLYCTENNQEGSFSEETHSCLCAYDHSSCQVTIPCAIGEGQGCAACASDNHTRCGNCNPGYMLSQGTCKPEVADSTENYLAFETDLQDLELKYLLQKTDRRLEVHAIFISNDMRLNSWFDPSWRKRMLLTLKSNKYKSNLVHMLLGISIQICLTKNSTLEPVLALYVNPFGGSHSESWFMPVNENSFPDWERTKIEPPLECYNWTLTLGNKWKTFFETVHIYLRSRIKEPGVNGNDSIYYEPLDFMDSSRNLGYMKINSIQVFGYSMPFDPEAIRDLILQLDYPYTQGSQDSALLQLLEIRDRVNRLSPPGQQSLDLFSCLLRHRLKLATSEVVRIHSSLQSFSARLPNSMNYETTKLCG, from the exons AGAATTTGGTCGCTGGAAGATAAATAACCTAGCATTTGAAAGAAGAGATTCCTTTGGCTCAGCTTTACCCCTTACCCCTGAATTCATCAGGAACATCAGACTGTTGGGACGCAGACCAAGCCTTCAACTGATAACTGAAAATCTTATCAAGAAATACGGGACCCATTTCTTACTGTCGGGGACATTGGGAG GAGAAGAGGCATTGACCATATTTGTGGACCAGCGGAAACTGAGCAAAAAGTTGGATGTGAGCGACTACATCACGAATAGCTCTTCAGTCTCACTGGAAACTCTTCATCAGCTAGCTGCCTCTTACTTCATTGACAGGGAGAGCACACTTCGCAAGCTGCACCACATTCAGATTGCCTCAACAGCTATCAAG GTAACTGAAACTCGTACTGGTCCCCTTGGATGCAGTAACTATGACAACCTTGATTCTGTTAGCTCTGTTCTGGTTCAGAGTCCTGAAAACAAAGTCCATTTGCAAG gtcTGCAGGTCATTCTCCCAGACTATCTGAAGGGACGTTTTGTGCAAGCTGCTCTCAGTTACATTGCCTGTAACACAGAAGGTGGATTTATCTGTAAGGGCAACGACTGCTGGTGCCGGTGTGACCAGAGCTTCCCAGAATGCAACTGTCCTTACATGGACATTCAAGCAATGGAGGAAAGCTTGATTCGAATAAGTGAGGCTTGGACCACCCTCTACAAGGAGTTTGAAGATGCag AtgagtttaaaatgtttctgaaaaGACTACCACAGAACTATTTTCTGAACGTTTCAACGTTACAACACCTATGGTCAATGGACTCTGGCTTTCAGCGGCGGTATGATCTGCTTGAAAACAGCATGAAATCTCTCTACAGTAAGGCACAAAAAGTTGTCTACAAGCTCTTCGCTCTTAGTAAAAGGTGTCAGAAACAGCCCCAAGTCGCTCTTACAAGACAGAG aCCGCTGACCTATTGGTTGAGATACATTCAATCATTGCTTTACTGCACAGAGAACAACCAAGAGGGGTCATTTTCTGAAGAAACTCACAGCTGCCTTTGTGCCTATGATCACAGTTCCTGCCAAGTGACCATTCCATGTGCAATAGGAGAAGGGCAAGGCTGTGCAGCCTGTGCTTCTGACAACCACACCCGCTGTGGGAACTGCAACCCTGGGTATATGCTGAGCCAGGGGACCTGTAAACCTGAGGTGGCTGACTCGACAGAGAACTACCTTGCATTCGAGACAGACCTGCAGGATCTTGAATTGAAATACCTCTTGCAAAAAACCGACAGAAGACTTGAGGTCCATGCCATCTTTATCAGCAACGACATGCGCCTCAACAGCTGGTTTGACCCTTCATGGCGGAAACGCATGCTCCTCACCCTCAAGAGCAACAAGTACAAGTCCAACCTTGTCCACATGCTGCTGGGTATATCCATTCAGATTTGTCTCACAAAAAACAGTACTCTAGAGCCTGTGCTCGCTTTATATGTCAACCCTTTTGGAGGCAGTCACTCCGAGAGTTGGTTTATGCCTGTTAATGAGAACAGTTTTCCTGATTGGGAACGGACTAAGATTGAACCTCCCCTGGAGTGTTACAACTGGACCTTAACTCTAGGGAACAAGTGGAAAACGTTTTTTGAGACTGTTCACATCTACTTGAGGAGTCGTATCAAGGAACCTGGTGTTAATGGCAATGACAGCATTTATTATGAACCTCTGGACTTTATGGATTCATCAAGGAATTTGGgctacatgaaaataaacagcatcCAGGTGTTTGGGTACAGCATGCCCTTTGATCCAGAAGCTATTCGAGATCTGATTTTACAACTTGATTACCCCTATACTCAGGGATCGCAGGATTCTGCTTTGTTACAGCTGCTGGAGATTCGAGACCGTGTAAATAGACTGTCACCCCCTGGTCAGCAGAGCTTGGACCTCTTCTCTTGCCTGCTTCGTCACCGACTGAAACTGGCCACCAGTGAGGTGGTGCGAATCCACTCCTCTTTGCAGTCTTTCAGTGCCAGATTGCCGAACTCTATGAATTACGAAACAACAAAATTGTGTGGTTAA
- the LOC121330560 gene encoding BMP/retinoic acid-inducible neural-specific protein 3-like isoform X2: MQAAPSTGSFQTRDPSIVRRNTLILLKGTGRDSLPDTRYIGEEALTIFVDQRKLSKKLDVSDYITNSSSVSLETLHQLAASYFIDRESTLRKLHHIQIASTAIKVTETRTGPLGCSNYDNLDSVSSVLVQSPENKVHLQGLQVILPDYLKGRFVQAALSYIACNTEGGFICKGNDCWCRCDQSFPECNCPYMDIQAMEESLIRISEAWTTLYKEFEDADEFKMFLKRLPQNYFLNVSTLQHLWSMDSGFQRRYDLLENSMKSLYSKAQKVVYKLFALSKRCQKQPQVALTRQRPLTYWLRYIQSLLYCTENNQEGSFSEETHSCLCAYDHSSCQVTIPCAIGEGQGCAACASDNHTRCGNCNPGYMLSQGTCKPEVADSTENYLAFETDLQDLELKYLLQKTDRRLEVHAIFISNDMRLNSWFDPSWRKRMLLTLKSNKYKSNLVHMLLGISIQICLTKNSTLEPVLALYVNPFGGSHSESWFMPVNENSFPDWERTKIEPPLECYNWTLTLGNKWKTFFETVHIYLRSRIKEPGVNGNDSIYYEPLDFMDSSRNLGYMKINSIQVFGYSMPFDPEAIRDLILQLDYPYTQGSQDSALLQLLEIRDRVNRLSPPGQQSLDLFSCLLRHRLKLATSEVVRIHSSLQSFSARLPNSMNYETTKLCG, from the exons GAGAAGAGGCATTGACCATATTTGTGGACCAGCGGAAACTGAGCAAAAAGTTGGATGTGAGCGACTACATCACGAATAGCTCTTCAGTCTCACTGGAAACTCTTCATCAGCTAGCTGCCTCTTACTTCATTGACAGGGAGAGCACACTTCGCAAGCTGCACCACATTCAGATTGCCTCAACAGCTATCAAG GTAACTGAAACTCGTACTGGTCCCCTTGGATGCAGTAACTATGACAACCTTGATTCTGTTAGCTCTGTTCTGGTTCAGAGTCCTGAAAACAAAGTCCATTTGCAAG gtcTGCAGGTCATTCTCCCAGACTATCTGAAGGGACGTTTTGTGCAAGCTGCTCTCAGTTACATTGCCTGTAACACAGAAGGTGGATTTATCTGTAAGGGCAACGACTGCTGGTGCCGGTGTGACCAGAGCTTCCCAGAATGCAACTGTCCTTACATGGACATTCAAGCAATGGAGGAAAGCTTGATTCGAATAAGTGAGGCTTGGACCACCCTCTACAAGGAGTTTGAAGATGCag AtgagtttaaaatgtttctgaaaaGACTACCACAGAACTATTTTCTGAACGTTTCAACGTTACAACACCTATGGTCAATGGACTCTGGCTTTCAGCGGCGGTATGATCTGCTTGAAAACAGCATGAAATCTCTCTACAGTAAGGCACAAAAAGTTGTCTACAAGCTCTTCGCTCTTAGTAAAAGGTGTCAGAAACAGCCCCAAGTCGCTCTTACAAGACAGAG aCCGCTGACCTATTGGTTGAGATACATTCAATCATTGCTTTACTGCACAGAGAACAACCAAGAGGGGTCATTTTCTGAAGAAACTCACAGCTGCCTTTGTGCCTATGATCACAGTTCCTGCCAAGTGACCATTCCATGTGCAATAGGAGAAGGGCAAGGCTGTGCAGCCTGTGCTTCTGACAACCACACCCGCTGTGGGAACTGCAACCCTGGGTATATGCTGAGCCAGGGGACCTGTAAACCTGAGGTGGCTGACTCGACAGAGAACTACCTTGCATTCGAGACAGACCTGCAGGATCTTGAATTGAAATACCTCTTGCAAAAAACCGACAGAAGACTTGAGGTCCATGCCATCTTTATCAGCAACGACATGCGCCTCAACAGCTGGTTTGACCCTTCATGGCGGAAACGCATGCTCCTCACCCTCAAGAGCAACAAGTACAAGTCCAACCTTGTCCACATGCTGCTGGGTATATCCATTCAGATTTGTCTCACAAAAAACAGTACTCTAGAGCCTGTGCTCGCTTTATATGTCAACCCTTTTGGAGGCAGTCACTCCGAGAGTTGGTTTATGCCTGTTAATGAGAACAGTTTTCCTGATTGGGAACGGACTAAGATTGAACCTCCCCTGGAGTGTTACAACTGGACCTTAACTCTAGGGAACAAGTGGAAAACGTTTTTTGAGACTGTTCACATCTACTTGAGGAGTCGTATCAAGGAACCTGGTGTTAATGGCAATGACAGCATTTATTATGAACCTCTGGACTTTATGGATTCATCAAGGAATTTGGgctacatgaaaataaacagcatcCAGGTGTTTGGGTACAGCATGCCCTTTGATCCAGAAGCTATTCGAGATCTGATTTTACAACTTGATTACCCCTATACTCAGGGATCGCAGGATTCTGCTTTGTTACAGCTGCTGGAGATTCGAGACCGTGTAAATAGACTGTCACCCCCTGGTCAGCAGAGCTTGGACCTCTTCTCTTGCCTGCTTCGTCACCGACTGAAACTGGCCACCAGTGAGGTGGTGCGAATCCACTCCTCTTTGCAGTCTTTCAGTGCCAGATTGCCGAACTCTATGAATTACGAAACAACAAAATTGTGTGGTTAA